One Bradysia coprophila strain Holo2 unplaced genomic scaffold, BU_Bcop_v1 contig_583, whole genome shotgun sequence genomic window carries:
- the LOC119083242 gene encoding serine palmitoyltransferase 2-like has protein sequence MTFKTVVRKYDDNMENEDMPMITGLLTNLGFYILMLAGFVSQLFVKQNVETEKNRDGYVPLYNKFELFYFGYVYRRIRDCFNRPVVGVPGAEITIKDRKSDDFGWTFEFSGTETKCLNLASYNYLGFASNTGTCAENTIKTIQEFGLVSCSPRSELGTTTLLVELEQLTAQLLGVEDSIVFGMGFASNALNLPALLSPGCLVISDEKNHASIILGLRLSGATIRVFKHNNMRSLETKLEEAVCKGQPNGAPWKKILIIVEGIYSMEGSIVKLPEVVALKKKYKAYLYLDEAHSVGAMGKHGRGVLDYFGIDPKDVDILMGTFTKSFASSGGYIAGSKKLIDFLRQNSHAHCYASSMSPPVAQQILTAMKIVMGLDGTDEGQRRIIQLARNTKYFRRKFSQLGVIVYGHEDSMVVPMIVYFYSKLTAVVRRLTERNIAVVGVGFPATRLFYGRVRFCLSAAHTKEQLDYAIQVIAEESETLGLKYSRRPRNYDPIEY, from the exons ATGACTTTCAAAACCGTCGTTCGGAAATATGACGATAATATGGAAAATGAAGACATGCCCATGATAACGGGCTTACTCACAAATTTAGGTTTCTATATTTTGATGCTTGCCGGCTTCGTGAGTCAATTGTTTGTCAAACAAAATGTGGAGACTGAGAAAAATCGTGAT GGTTACGTTCCTCTCTATAACAAATTCGAATTGTTCTACTTCGGCTATGTGTACCGGCGAATTCGTGATTGCTTCAATCGTCCAGTTGTGGGTGTGCCTGGTGCTGAAATCACAATCAAAGACAGAAAGAGCGATGATTTTGGATGGACTTTCGA ATTTAGTGGaactgaaacaaaatgtttgaatttggCCTCGTACAACTATCTAGGATTCGCTTCAAATACAGGAACCTGTGCTGAAAATACCATCAAAACCATTCAGGAATTCGGTTTGGTATCATGTAGTCCGCGAAGTGAATTGGGAACAACGACACTTCTCGTCGAATTGGAACAGCTAACCGCTCAACTATTAGGCGTCGAAGACTCAATTGTGTTCGGAATGGGATTCGCATCGAATGCATTGAATTTGCCAGCACTTCTATCGCCGGGATGTCTGGTGATCAGCGACGAAAAGAATCACGCTTCGATTATACTGGGACTTCGACTATCCGGCGCGACAATTCGGGTGTTCAAGCACAACAATATGCGGAGCTTGGAAACGAAATTGGAGGAAGCCGTCTGTAAGGGACAACCGAACGGTGCACCGTGGAAGAAGATTTTGATTATCGTCGAAGGTATTTACAGTATGGAAGGTTCCATAGTCAAGTTGCCCGAAGTTGTGGCGTTGAAGAAAAAGTACAAAGCTTACTTGTATTTGGATGAGGCGCATAGCGTTGGAGCGATGGGAAAACATGGTCGTGGAGTGTTGGATTATTTCGGTATCGATCCGAAAGATGTTGACATTTTGATGGGAACGTTTACGAAAAGTTTCGCATCATCTGGTGGATACATTGCTGGATCGAAG AAACTGATCGATTTCCTGCGGCAGAATAGTCATGCTCATTGTTATGCGTCCAGTATGTCACCACCAGTGGCTCAACAAATTTTGACggcaatgaaaattgtcatGGGACTCGATGGAACCGATGAAGGTCAACGCCGAATCATTCAATTAGCTAGAAACACAAAATACTTTCGACGGAAATTCTCTCAACTGGGCGTCATTGTATACGGTCACGAAGACTCAATGGTCGTGCCGATGATTGTCTATTTTTACTCGAAGTTAAC CGCTGTCGTACGAAGGTTAACTGAAAGGAATATTGCTGTCGTTGGTGTCGGTTTCCCAGCTACTCGTCTATTTTACGGCAGAGTTCGATTTTGTTTGTCCGCAGCGCATACCAAAGAACAATTAGATTATGCCATTCAAGTTATTGCCGAGGAGAGCGAAACGCTTGGTCTCAAATATTCACGAAGGCCACGAAACTACGATCCTATAGAATACTGA
- the LOC119083241 gene encoding protein slit-like: MTTKMTAAIVIVMTILAALVLPTTQLANCPNSCHCNDDTLIVECGEGHLDVLPIALNPSINRLAIKNNKIKTIDSSIQFYAELTLLDLSYNHLFNIPPRTFYYQKKLQELHLNHNKIGSISNKTFTGLTTLTVLNLRGNFLDELSQGVFASLSNLEELNLGQNRISRIDSNAFEGLTNLRILYLDDNTLTAVPSQSFPFLSRLAELYLGINTFASVGQGAFENLKELNLLDLRSSSLNNISLDTFKGLNAVRVLDLSDNRLKRIPTVELSQLTRLESLVLGQNDFTIIPEGAFFGMTNLKRIDISGSLKLTKVQAGAFATNPNLESIVLTANKGLVELQEGALSGLPHLKKVILRGNSLTTLAEGLFPWYNLETLDLTENPIICDCRLAWLRNLLASRNISQTLEHVLCAAPERLREEPLKILSLELLGCSHLDSRRQAMVGVILVGVAALTTTLLLISYKCRRQIREMIKGRWSSTPLSQKEREYQKTFTDEDYMYRHPHQCSFSGHPTLNHYTHHHPGVRSIPITEL; this comes from the exons ATGACGACTAAAATGACTGCTGCTATTGTAATCGTCATGACCATCTTAGCAGCGCTTGTTCTACCAACAACTCAATTGGCAAATTGTCCAAACAGTTGCCACTGTAACGATGATACCCTAATCGTTGAATGTGGCGAAGGTCACTTGGACGTTCTACCAATCGCCCTGAATCCATCGATAAACCGTTTAGCcatcaaaaacaataaaataaaaactattGATTCATCGATTCAATTTTACGCCGAACTAACTTTATTGGATTTGAGCTACAATCATTTGTTCAACATTCCACCGCGAACTTTTTACTATCAGAAAAAGTTACAGGAATTACACTTGAATCACAACAAAATCGGTTCAATATCGAATAAAACTTTTACGGGACTTACAACTTTGACAGTTTTGAATTTAAGAGG aaatttctTGGATGAATTGAGCCAAGGCGTTTTTGCATCGCTAAGCAATTTGGAGGAATTGAATTTGGGACAAAATCGAATATCACGCATCGATTCCAATGCCTTCGAGGGACTAACCAATTTACGAATACTGTATTTGGATGACAATACACTAACAGCCGTGCCATCGCAGtcgtttccatttttatcccgTCTAGCCGAACTGTATTTGGGTATCAATACGTTTGCATCGGTCGGTCAAGGTGCATTCGAAAATCTGAAGGAACTGAATCTACTCGATTTACGCAGTTCGTCGCTGAATAACATATCCTTGGACACATTTAAAGGACTGAATGCGGTTCGAGTGTTAGATTTATCGGATAACCGTTTGAAGCGTATCCCAACGGTGGAGCTGAGCCAACTGACGAGATTGGAGTCACTTGTTCTGGGACAGAATGATTTCACAATTATTCCGGAGGGAGCATTTTTCGGAATGACCAATTTGAAACGTATCGACATATCCGGTTCACTGAAGTTGACTAAAGTCCAGGCTGGTGCATTTGCTACAAATCCGAATTTGGAGTCAATTGTCTTAACGGCGAATAAAGGTTTAGTGGAGCTGCAAGAAGGAGCTTTGAGTGGATTGCCCCATTTGAAGAAAGTGATTTTAAGGGGAAACTCATTGACAACACTAGCTGAAGGACTGTTTCCGTGGTACAATCTCGAAACTTTAGATTTGACTGAAAATCCTATCATTTGCGACTGTCGACTGGCTTGGTTACGAAATTTGTTAGCTTCGCGAAACATCAGTCAAACTCTCGAGCATGTACTATGCGCGGCGCCAGAAAGACTTCGTGAAGAGCCGTTAAAGATTTTGTCACTAGAACTCTTAGGCTGCTCGCATTTAGACTCACGAAGACAAGCCATGGTTGGAGTTATCTTGGTAGGAGTAGCAGCTTTGACAACCACTTTACTTCTCATATCCTACAAATGCCGGAGACAGATACGGGAAATGATTAAAGGTCGATGGAGCAGCACACCTCTCAGTCAAAAGGAACGTGAATACCAGAAAACATTTACGGACGAAGACTACATGTACCGTCATCCCCATCAATGTAGCTTCAGCGGTCATCCAACCTTGAACCACTACACACACCATCATCCCGGTGTCCGGTCAATTCCGATAACGGAATTATAG